One genomic segment of Streptomyces sp. TLI_146 includes these proteins:
- a CDS encoding ABC transporter ATP-binding protein, producing MGIDVVVEGLTKAFGRQTIWQDVTLTLPAGEISVMLGPSGTGKTVFLKAIVGLLRPDRGRVLVDGVDMANSRERDIYEARKLFGLLFQDGALFGSMSLFDNIAFPLREHTRKKESEIRRIVMERMEVVGLVGAERKLPGEISGGMRKRAGLARALVLDPQIILCDEPDSGLDPVRTSYLSQLLIDINTQLDATMLIVTHNTDIATTVPDNMGMLFCRELVAFGPREVLLTSEEPVVEQFLNGRRAGPIGMSEEKDRATLAEEASHGLVVGPPTRRALAPQLKPTPGLPPRRAVQRRRARVRELLDELPPAARAAVEADLRDTATPPRTSNGAETLVRTRPLHTYEGGGPA from the coding sequence ATGGGAATCGACGTGGTCGTCGAGGGGCTGACCAAGGCCTTCGGACGGCAGACCATCTGGCAGGACGTCACGCTCACCCTGCCCGCGGGCGAGATCAGCGTGATGCTCGGCCCCTCCGGCACCGGCAAGACCGTGTTCCTGAAGGCGATCGTCGGACTGCTGCGCCCCGACCGGGGCCGGGTCCTCGTCGACGGCGTCGACATGGCCAACAGCCGCGAGAGGGACATCTACGAGGCCCGCAAGCTCTTCGGGCTGCTCTTCCAGGACGGGGCGCTCTTCGGCTCGATGAGCCTCTTCGACAACATCGCCTTCCCGCTGCGCGAGCACACCCGCAAGAAGGAGTCGGAGATCCGCCGGATCGTCATGGAGCGCATGGAGGTGGTGGGCCTGGTGGGCGCCGAGCGGAAGCTGCCCGGCGAGATCTCCGGCGGGATGCGCAAACGGGCCGGGCTCGCGCGGGCGCTCGTCCTCGACCCGCAGATCATCCTCTGCGACGAGCCGGACTCGGGCCTCGACCCGGTGCGCACCTCGTACCTCTCCCAGCTGCTCATCGACATCAACACCCAGCTCGACGCCACCATGCTGATCGTCACGCACAACACCGACATCGCGACCACGGTCCCGGACAACATGGGGATGCTGTTCTGCCGCGAGCTGGTCGCCTTCGGTCCCCGCGAGGTGCTGCTGACCAGCGAGGAGCCGGTGGTCGAGCAGTTCCTCAACGGGCGCAGGGCCGGCCCCATCGGCATGTCGGAGGAGAAGGACCGGGCGACCCTCGCCGAGGAGGCCTCGCACGGTCTCGTCGTCGGCCCGCCCACCCGGCGCGCTCTCGCCCCGCAGCTGAAACCCACCCCCGGCCTGCCGCCGCGCCGGGCGGTCCAGCGCCGCCGCGCCCGGGTGCGCGAGCTGCTCGACGAGCTGCCGCCCGCCGCCCGCGCGGCCGTGGAGGCGGATCTGCGGGATACGGCGACACCACCCCGTACGTCCAACGGCGCCGAGACGCTCGTACGGACCAGGCCCCTGCACACCTACGAGGGCGGGGGACCCGCATGA
- a CDS encoding long-chain fatty acid--CoA ligase, translating into MGVRKDLRTAVRRGGLTGRARVELVREGGEVREARVAPLAAGPGTGSVADIPFTNAAEAPDAVVLRRKRGGRWRPVTAAAFAREVADTAKGLVAAGLEPGGRVALMSRTRYEWAVLDFAIWAAGGVSVPVYATSSAEQIDWILADSGAGMLIAESGAEVRTAGAATEGRRVFVIDDGALAQLAVGGRETDDEELAKRRAALGPDTVATLCYTSGTTGRPKGCVLTHGNLYAEAANTVELMHPVFREVSKRAAATLLFLPLAHILGRTLQLACMLARIELGHWPSLKPDELRPELREFRPTFVVGVPYLFEKIHDTGRATAERIGRAASFDRADRIAVRYGEAALNHFLGKGKGPGPALRLGHALYDLLVYRRVRKELGGRLRYALSGGSPLDPELSLFFYAAGILVFEGYGLTETSAAATLTPPLGPRPGTVGQPVPGTSVRIADDGEVLVKGPIVFGGYWNNPEATDGVLADGWFATGDLGRLDDDGYLTITGRKKDILVTSGGKNVSPGVLEDRLRSRPPVGQCVVVGDNRPYVAALVTLDPEALRHWLAVRGRPEDTPVEELVDDRELVADVQKAVDHANAAVSRAESIRRFRLVAGEFTEENGLLTPSLKVKRRAVAAAYAHEIEELYGQG; encoded by the coding sequence ATGGGCGTACGGAAGGATCTGAGGACGGCCGTGCGACGCGGCGGTCTCACCGGGCGGGCCCGGGTGGAGCTCGTGCGCGAGGGCGGTGAGGTGCGCGAGGCGCGGGTCGCCCCGCTCGCCGCCGGGCCCGGCACGGGCAGCGTCGCCGACATCCCGTTCACCAACGCCGCCGAGGCGCCGGACGCGGTGGTGCTGCGCCGCAAGCGCGGCGGGCGCTGGCGGCCGGTCACCGCGGCCGCCTTCGCCCGTGAAGTCGCCGACACCGCCAAGGGGTTGGTCGCCGCCGGACTCGAACCCGGCGGGCGCGTCGCCCTGATGTCGCGCACCCGCTACGAGTGGGCCGTCCTCGACTTCGCGATCTGGGCGGCGGGCGGGGTGAGCGTCCCCGTCTACGCCACCTCCTCGGCCGAGCAGATCGACTGGATCCTCGCCGACTCCGGCGCCGGGATGCTCATAGCGGAGAGCGGCGCCGAGGTGCGGACGGCCGGGGCGGCCACCGAGGGTCGCCGGGTGTTCGTCATCGACGACGGCGCTCTGGCCCAACTCGCCGTCGGCGGGCGCGAGACGGACGACGAGGAGCTCGCCAAGCGGCGCGCCGCACTCGGCCCCGACACCGTCGCCACCCTCTGCTACACCTCCGGCACCACCGGAAGGCCGAAGGGGTGCGTGCTCACCCACGGCAACCTGTACGCCGAGGCCGCCAACACCGTCGAGCTGATGCACCCCGTCTTCCGGGAGGTCAGCAAGCGGGCCGCCGCCACCCTGCTGTTCCTGCCGCTCGCCCACATCCTCGGCCGCACCCTCCAGCTCGCCTGCATGCTGGCGCGCATCGAGCTCGGCCACTGGCCCAGCCTCAAGCCCGACGAACTGCGCCCGGAACTACGGGAGTTCAGACCCACCTTCGTCGTCGGCGTCCCGTACCTCTTCGAGAAGATCCACGACACCGGGCGGGCCACCGCCGAGCGGATCGGCCGCGCCGCCTCCTTCGACCGCGCCGACCGGATCGCCGTGCGGTACGGCGAGGCGGCGCTGAACCACTTCCTCGGCAAGGGGAAGGGGCCCGGCCCCGCCCTCCGCCTCGGCCATGCGCTGTACGACCTGCTGGTCTACCGGCGTGTGCGCAAGGAGCTCGGCGGGCGGCTGCGGTACGCGCTCAGCGGCGGCTCGCCCCTCGACCCCGAGCTGAGCCTCTTCTTCTACGCCGCCGGCATCCTCGTCTTCGAGGGGTACGGGCTCACTGAGACCTCCGCGGCCGCCACCCTCACCCCGCCGCTCGGCCCGCGCCCCGGCACGGTCGGGCAGCCTGTGCCCGGCACCTCGGTCCGTATCGCCGACGACGGCGAGGTCCTGGTGAAGGGGCCGATCGTCTTCGGCGGCTACTGGAACAACCCCGAGGCCACCGACGGTGTCCTGGCCGACGGCTGGTTCGCGACCGGCGACCTCGGCCGGCTCGACGACGACGGCTATCTCACCATCACCGGCCGCAAGAAGGACATCCTGGTCACCTCCGGCGGCAAGAACGTCTCGCCCGGCGTCCTGGAGGACCGGCTGCGCAGCCGTCCGCCGGTCGGCCAGTGCGTCGTCGTGGGCGACAACCGCCCGTACGTCGCCGCGCTGGTCACGCTCGACCCCGAGGCGCTCCGGCACTGGCTGGCCGTGCGCGGGCGGCCCGAGGACACCCCCGTCGAGGAGCTGGTGGACGACCGGGAGCTCGTCGCGGATGTGCAGAAGGCCGTGGACCACGCCAACGCGGCGGTCTCGCGGGCCGAGTCGATCCGCCGGTTCCGGCTGGTGGCGGGGGAGTTCACGGAGGAGAATGGACTGCTCACCCCGTCCCTGAAGGTCAAGCGGCGGGCGGTGGCCGCCGCGTACGCCCACGAGATCGAGGAGCTGTACGGGCAGGGGTGA
- a CDS encoding DUF6801 domain-containing protein: MGGAFDRRGAAIAATLGVIALLLGLVPASGTIARDRETGVQAIYDCAAGSVHRAVTVGFAGVHPTGGRPGQPLRTERFTVRPELTRDAVTALLPPGTAEVSGTARLAVEVAQNGASARADWAGLVAPAARAGADGPQPVFAGEVPVITLGSPGEVTLVAGELTLMLQATPAPASPSGPASPSAPASPSGQASTPAPGASDSPGAPQLPASTAPLELRCRPAAPTGPRLAVWTVTEPSAPSTAPAPSTTAGTRTHQPAIQVGPAPLATAPVCPADPPAGELDPSRLPKPPPGAVEGHLGASLCVVAVGYATVHKLGSAMVVNDPHDSPGPMHLNLGKRTVSAPDYDESDSVGLLRFPDARSTFLTFGFQPTSASVGFEPEPVTVVNIRRGETFTTTIAYRQHLRIHDVRVNGVPLDVGPRCRTARPFDTVLSGAYNFLTGGVLDGEIAIPPFAGCGSRGEDLSPLFTAALSGPGNAVRIRQGQLAGAGSAPPVPELPRR, encoded by the coding sequence ATGGGCGGTGCATTCGACCGGCGTGGTGCCGCTATCGCCGCCACGCTCGGCGTGATCGCGCTTCTCCTCGGCCTTGTTCCGGCGTCGGGGACAATTGCGCGGGACCGTGAGACGGGCGTTCAGGCCATTTACGACTGTGCGGCGGGCTCCGTACACCGGGCCGTCACCGTCGGGTTCGCCGGCGTCCATCCGACGGGCGGCCGCCCCGGACAGCCGCTGCGGACCGAGCGGTTCACCGTACGCCCCGAGCTGACCCGGGACGCGGTCACCGCCCTCCTGCCGCCGGGCACCGCCGAGGTCTCCGGCACCGCCCGTCTCGCCGTCGAGGTCGCGCAGAACGGGGCGTCGGCCCGCGCCGACTGGGCGGGGCTCGTCGCGCCCGCCGCCCGTGCGGGGGCCGATGGGCCGCAACCCGTGTTCGCGGGCGAGGTTCCGGTGATCACGCTGGGCTCGCCGGGGGAAGTGACGCTCGTGGCGGGGGAGTTGACGCTGATGCTTCAGGCGACACCGGCACCGGCCTCGCCGTCGGGCCCGGCCTCCCCGTCGGCACCGGCCTCCCCGTCGGGACAGGCTTCGACGCCGGCTCCGGGAGCCTCGGACTCGCCCGGTGCACCTCAACTCCCCGCTTCCACAGCCCCGTTGGAGCTGCGCTGCCGACCCGCAGCACCCACCGGCCCGCGTCTCGCCGTCTGGACGGTGACCGAGCCCTCCGCCCCGAGTACTGCCCCGGCCCCCTCCACGACTGCGGGCACCCGGACGCACCAGCCCGCGATCCAGGTCGGTCCCGCCCCGCTCGCCACCGCGCCCGTCTGCCCGGCGGACCCGCCCGCCGGGGAGCTCGACCCGAGCAGGCTGCCCAAGCCGCCACCGGGCGCGGTCGAGGGGCACTTGGGCGCCTCGCTCTGCGTGGTGGCTGTCGGGTACGCCACCGTGCACAAGCTCGGCAGCGCGATGGTCGTCAACGATCCGCACGACAGCCCCGGCCCGATGCACCTCAACCTCGGCAAGCGCACGGTCAGCGCCCCCGACTACGACGAGTCGGACTCGGTGGGGCTGCTGCGCTTCCCCGACGCCCGCTCCACGTTCCTCACCTTCGGCTTCCAGCCCACCAGCGCGAGTGTCGGCTTCGAGCCGGAGCCGGTCACCGTCGTCAACATCCGGCGCGGCGAGACGTTCACCACCACCATCGCCTACCGGCAGCACCTGCGCATCCACGACGTACGCGTCAACGGCGTGCCGCTGGACGTCGGGCCGCGCTGCCGCACCGCCCGGCCCTTCGACACCGTGCTGAGCGGTGCGTACAACTTCCTGACCGGCGGGGTCCTCGACGGGGAGATCGCCATCCCGCCGTTCGCCGGCTGCGGCAGTCGGGGCGAGGACCTGTCGCCGCTGTTCACCGCCGCCCTCTCCGGCCCGGGCAACGCCGTCCGGATCCGGCAGGGGCAGCTCGCGGGGGCCGGCAGCGCCCCGCCCGTCCCCGAACTGCCCCGGCGCTGA
- a CDS encoding ABC transporter permease has protein sequence MSAPSEPVAEKAVAVRPPLRVLNPLRETGRLFALGWTVVRLTFRRPFQVREFVEQFWFIASVTILPAMLVTIPFGAVIALQVGSLIQQFGAQSFTGGASVLVLVQQASPLIVSLLISGVAGSAICADLGARTIREELEAMEVMGVSPVQRLVVPRVLAVMSVGLLLNGLVSVVGTLGGYFFAVIVQHGTPGAYLAGFSALAQLSDLLIGELKAVLFGFIAGVVAAHRGLNPKGGPKGVGDAVNQSVVFTFLILFFVNMVLTALYLQLVPAKGL, from the coding sequence ATGAGCGCGCCCTCCGAGCCGGTGGCCGAGAAGGCCGTCGCGGTACGGCCGCCGCTGCGGGTCCTCAACCCGCTGCGCGAGACCGGCAGGCTTTTCGCGCTCGGCTGGACCGTCGTACGGCTGACGTTCCGTCGGCCCTTCCAGGTGCGGGAGTTCGTCGAGCAGTTCTGGTTCATCGCCAGTGTCACCATCCTGCCCGCGATGCTGGTGACGATCCCGTTCGGCGCGGTCATCGCCCTCCAAGTGGGCTCCCTCATCCAGCAGTTCGGCGCCCAGTCCTTCACCGGGGGCGCGAGCGTCCTCGTCCTCGTCCAGCAGGCCAGCCCGCTCATCGTGTCGCTGCTGATCTCCGGGGTCGCGGGCTCGGCGATCTGCGCGGACCTCGGGGCGCGGACCATCCGCGAGGAGCTGGAGGCCATGGAGGTCATGGGCGTCTCGCCGGTGCAACGGCTAGTCGTACCCAGGGTGCTGGCGGTCATGTCGGTCGGGCTGCTGCTCAACGGCCTGGTCTCGGTGGTCGGGACGCTCGGCGGCTACTTCTTCGCGGTGATCGTGCAGCACGGCACCCCCGGCGCGTACCTCGCCGGCTTCTCCGCTCTCGCCCAGCTCTCCGACCTGCTGATCGGCGAACTCAAGGCGGTGCTCTTCGGGTTCATCGCCGGAGTGGTCGCCGCCCACCGGGGCCTGAACCCCAAGGGCGGGCCGAAGGGTGTGGGGGACGCGGTGAACCAGTCGGTCGTCTTCACCTTCCTGATCCTCTTCTTCGTCAACATGGTGCTCACCGCCCTCTACCTCCAGCTCGTCCCGGCGAAGGGGCTGTGA
- a CDS encoding helix-turn-helix domain-containing protein: protein MPNALHASASSEQLGPIPRELATIMWPELPPLLDEIKAEVIRAYPEFADVFAGPHGRFVHSAIEQSLTIFVDQVVRPSVPSPLRDEMIRTFGRFAAAHGRSLDTLRGTFRIGARVALRHTKKVGKRYNLSPVFMLSFADTLFAYMDQLEALASEGYMEARSSAEDDQDELRRKILRLIASGSGTPRATLVELAERAGWQLPEELTLVALSAGAHPARTALHGDVLMDLGDPQPYLLVPGALDAERRSALAQALGGARAAAGPTVALAGAADSLRWARQALGLALSGIITEAPVVHCTDHLVTLLLMSDPALLELLAARELAPLQGHTATRRERLIETLRAWLATRGTAAQIGEVLHIHPQTVRYRMRNLDAAFGRRLADPEHRFATEVVLRAMHLRERADALPASSVTPARTAPRSRGRTRRPPPAA, encoded by the coding sequence ATGCCGAACGCCCTCCACGCCTCGGCCTCCTCGGAGCAGCTGGGACCGATCCCCCGGGAGCTCGCCACCATCATGTGGCCCGAACTCCCGCCGCTGCTCGACGAGATCAAGGCCGAGGTGATCCGCGCCTACCCGGAGTTCGCGGACGTCTTCGCGGGCCCGCACGGCCGGTTCGTGCACTCGGCGATCGAGCAGAGCCTGACCATCTTCGTGGACCAGGTGGTACGGCCCTCGGTGCCCTCGCCGCTGCGGGACGAGATGATCCGTACGTTCGGCCGGTTCGCCGCCGCCCACGGCCGCAGTCTCGACACCCTGCGCGGCACCTTCCGCATCGGCGCCCGGGTCGCGCTGCGCCACACCAAGAAGGTGGGCAAGCGCTACAACCTCTCCCCGGTCTTCATGCTGTCGTTCGCGGACACCCTGTTCGCGTACATGGACCAGTTGGAGGCGCTGGCCAGCGAGGGCTATATGGAGGCCAGGTCGTCGGCCGAGGACGACCAGGACGAGTTACGGAGAAAGATCCTGCGGCTCATCGCGTCGGGCAGCGGCACGCCCCGGGCCACCCTCGTCGAGCTGGCCGAACGGGCGGGCTGGCAGCTGCCGGAGGAGCTGACCCTGGTCGCGCTGAGCGCCGGGGCCCACCCCGCCCGCACCGCCCTGCACGGCGACGTGCTGATGGACCTCGGCGACCCGCAGCCGTATCTGCTGGTGCCCGGCGCCCTGGACGCGGAGCGCCGCTCGGCCCTCGCCCAGGCGCTCGGCGGGGCGCGCGCGGCCGCCGGGCCCACGGTGGCCCTGGCCGGGGCGGCCGACTCGCTGCGCTGGGCGCGCCAGGCGCTCGGCCTCGCGCTGTCCGGGATCATCACCGAGGCGCCCGTCGTCCACTGCACGGACCATCTGGTGACCCTGCTGCTCATGTCGGACCCGGCGCTCCTTGAACTGCTCGCGGCCCGTGAACTGGCCCCGCTCCAGGGCCATACGGCGACCCGCCGGGAGCGCCTGATCGAGACGTTGCGGGCGTGGCTGGCCACCCGTGGCACCGCCGCCCAGATCGGCGAGGTGCTGCACATCCACCCGCAGACCGTCCGCTACCGGATGCGCAACCTCGACGCGGCGTTCGGGCGCCGGCTGGCCGACCCCGAGCACCGCTTCGCCACCGAGGTCGTGCTGCGCGCAATGCATCTGCGCGAGCGCGCCGACGCCCTGCCCGCCTCCTCGGTCACCCCTGCCCGTACAGCTCCTCGATCTCGTGGGCGTACGCGGCGGCCACCGCCCGCCGCTTGA